CGGCAGGATGGGGCAAACGGATGCGGCCGCGcgctgggcgcacggccaccgcatctcaGGACACGTCCAGACACGACCCCATTTGCCTACCCAAACGGATAGAATCCGGATAAAACGGACGTCCATTAGGGGTCACGCGGTGGAGTTAGCCTCACAATGCCAGCTTCTCCAACCGAGCACACCACGTGGACTGCATCATTGGACTAGAGCAGCATCGTCCATCGATGCAACTCGTGGTTTCGGACACCTCCTTTCCACTTGTATGCGCCCGTGACTGACGCCCAGCCAGACCCCGACAACCTATATATACCAACCTAGGAGTAGTAGGCGCTGTCGGTCAGTTACCGTGTCGCTGTCTCACTGGATGCCCCCTCTATCGTTTTGCTTGGTTTTATTTGTGTTTCACTTACTCGTGGGTCCACCTTCAGCGAGGTGCAGCCTGTGACCGGTGTTCACCACGTACCGCCGGAAGAAGAGATAGGCCGCCCGGGCCGCCTGCCACAGTCTGTGGCTACCAAAGTCACGGCGATTGGGCCCTCCGTGACCTATCGTGGCAAAAGTGGCGGGTCGGACCGCCTGTAGGTGCCGTTCAGCAAGCTCGGTCGAGGCACACGGCCGTCGTGCGTGTCCTTTATCTGTACGGTCACGAGCACGGTTTACGTGCAAGAGGAGGAGGAGCACATTCTTGCCGCCGGGTTCTCACTGTTGGTTGTTCATCTCAACTAGGACGAGTAATAATTTACATGGGACAGTTAAGTTTATATTCAGGGGATCTGTGGACCCATAAAGCAATTCTAATGCGGGCGACCCGAACGGGCGCTCGTTTTGTCCACGTGAGTCGACCAAGCGGACGTGCTCATCTGTTTTTGGATTTGGGTTGGCCAGTGCGTCCAACGAGCGCCAGGCCCATATTTGTCCGCATCCAAAAAATCATGAAAGACAGTTGTCGCCGTCGCCGTTGTTGCTGAGGTCGATGAAGGCGGGCGGTGGCGAATGAGCGGCGGCGACAGCGGAAACGGCGACAAGGACGAACCGGGCGGCGGTGGTGGTACGCCGAAAAAACAGTCGATTCGCAACGTGCGGGCGGAGCGGTGGTGCGGTGGCGGCTGGGCGGGTGCTTGGCGGTCGGGTGGTGGCTGCAGCGACGGGACAAACGGGCGGCGACGATGGAGCGGTGAGAAATACGGACGATTCGCGGTGGTGCGATGGTGGCTGGGCGGGTGCATGGCGGTCAGGTGGTGGCTGCGGCGACGGGGAGAAACAGGTGGCGACGGTGGTGCGGAGCGGCGATGCAATGGTGGCAGGGACAGGCCACGGGATCATGGCGGGGGCGGGATGGACAGACGGGCGGCATCAGCGGTGTTCCCGGGCACAAATCACCGGCGGCCGAGGTGGATAATCGTTGGAGGGCGGATTCAAGTCGGCGGGTCGGTGGCGGCTACGACGATGCCATCGGTGGCGGGGATGGGCGGCGGGGTTGGGGATGTGCCGGTGGGCGGTGACAGCGAGTTTTTGGGAGAAAATTGCCGGCGGGCGGGTGGGCGGGTGGGCGGGCCGCCAATTTTATATCTTCTGTAGGTGAAGATGCATATTTGCATCATGTGGTGTTGTATTTTACATCTCCGTAAAATGGAGATGTAATTTTTTTCATCTACATCGTCTTTTGGAGAGTTGTTTTTGAGCCTTGAAAATGCAAAAGTAGTTATTTTTTATCTATATCTTTTATTGGAATGCTCTAAGTTGAGCACGTCACGCGCTGCACACTGGCATGCAGCAACCGAACACAGGCACTGCATAATCTGCATTGCACTGTTGTGTCAATCGGACGTTTAATTTGTCTTTGCTCGCTGGGTCGATCGTAGTCCTCCACGTACTAGTCGAATTTTGATTTGATCTGAGGCATGGCATGTGCGCCTGCATGGAAACGAAGGCCTCGGCATGCGTGGCATGTCCGGCAAACCAGCCATGTAGCAAAGCTCTGCCACAGGCTCGGGCCGAACGTAACATGCGCCGTCCCATTACCGATGAAGTAGCACGGCAAGAAGAAACGTGCCAATAAAGTGGGCCGTACGTACCGGTCGTACCTGCTGCCGAATTGAGTTTCTCCCCTCGCTCCATTTCTCCGACTTGCATTGACGAAGGGATCGAATGGCACGTACTTTAGTCATCAGTGCTCACATGCATGGCCCCACATGCATGTGATGTGAGGCTCCACATTAGTTGACTTGATATTAATATATGAAAGCAAGAGATCAACAGGCAATGAAAGGTACAATTGAACTAAAAAGTCGTCAATTAGACTCTTTGTAACCAGTGGATTCCTATGGCGCCTTCTGAAATAAAAGATGATCAGTATGTGCATGTCCTAAGCGTTGATCGGCCACGGGCACCCTTGTCACCTCATCCTCATCTCAAGTTTCTCTTTTCCTTGTGAGAGTTGTATGCCTTCCTTGTGTGCTGCGCCAACTTTGGGAATGAGATAATATTGCATTTCTACCTTGGCGAGACATGTGTGTGTGACCACCCCATCCCCACTCGTCTCCTACACTCGTACATTAGTAAACACACAGCCATATATGATATATGTATGTCTAGACAGTAGCCGCTGCACCGCGACAAATCTCCGATCCCCGGCCGATGAGTTCCTCCAGCAGACCGTGACATGTACCGTCAAAAGAACGACACGAGGAGACGGGGCAAGGATCGGTCGAATCTCGCGGCGGCCTAACGCCATGCCGCGCCGCTTCCGGAAAAGACACCTCCAAAATGCGGGAGACACTGTTGATGTGTGCGTTTGCCGCTCCACGGCCGGGACGCGTATCCGCCACTCGCCGGCATCACGCACAGTGCTCCTCTCGATCGACCGATGCTCATGCTGGAGGATATCTGCATGCATGCTTGCCGGCCCCTGCCTCCACGTGAAAATGTTTCGCGTAGCTTGCTAGCTGATAGCGTCCGGTACCGGTATAGTGCGCGCGTGCATATGCTACACTACAGCCTAGTCTAGTGACACACCATACCTAACATGCTAGTAGCAATATGGTCCTTTTTTTCAATCATTTAGGATGGTACGCATTTCTAGAGCTCTGCCATTTTGTGTTATCACTGAGAAAAATCCAGGTGGGAAAAGATAAAACTACTGCTACGGGTTGGCAACAGTTGAGCACTTCAACAGTCTAGTGCAATCACTTGATTCTCACTTTCTCTACATCTCTCTCTTCAAGTTGTAGTCCTAGTACTAATCACTTGCTTTGTCTCACTGTCTCTCTCCTCCATGTGCCAGGTCAGTAGGCGGGCTCCACGATGACAGCCAAATCTTGCTCACCTCCTCACTCTCTCGCCTCCACGCGCACCGTACGAAAGGGACTACGGAACAGGCCGGACGGGCCGGTCCCGGCGCGAGCCCGAATCAATCCTATCGGTCCCGCCCCACCGGCTTCTTGCCCCTTGTACCCGCCGGGTACTCCAACTGTACCCGCACTCGTACCTCGCCAGCCCATTCAATTCTTTCTCCGCTCGCcttaaaagaaaaaaagaagtcCCTGCCTGGCTATGCACATACATATAGGTGCACACTCCATGCTCCCTGTTCTGACATGGTCACTGAATGAACGTGCTCCCTTCGTTAGATTTTATAAGCCCCCTCATATTTTGAATCGGGCCTCCTTttgttcatagggtaggaaaatcatatGAATAAGTCATAGGAAATGAGATCACATGTATCTAAGATCCTATAAGTAGGATTGTGAAAGAAGATGCCCTATGGCTCatatcataggattttttttcatTGAGTCTGGGCTAGTGTTTATTTTCCTATAAAATATGGAGGATAGGAAGAATTTCTCCACAGAAATAGAATTCTATTCCTACAAATCAAAGGGCTCTAAAGAAATTTTTCCTATACAAATCATATCCGATGAGATTTCCACAaaattcctacaaaccaaagaAGGCCTTAATGTTTAAACATACATTTCTGTAATAAAACATGAGTTCTATGTAGCAAAAATAGTGCCATTGATTTTTTTTAATGTGAATCCGATTATTTAATTTTGTGGCATATCACTAATATTTTGCAAAATTAGGTATAGGATCGAAGTTTCACTCAAAATACGAGTGGGCAcaataaacccggacggaggaAATACAGTTTAACTACGTAAGGCTAATATTTTTTTTTATGTGTATAGTCCTGTTCAACGAAATTAACCGCTCACTTTATTTTCTAGCACAATTTTGTCATTACTAAATTGCATGTTTAGTAGTGGGACGGCAAGCATttgcaatttttttgaaaatatACTATACATATATTTGAAAATTGAAGGAGCAGATGACCATACCCTTTTGTCTTGATTTTAAGTGGGAACAAGAAACCAGTTCCAGTTTCGTTTTCGCGAGGTTGGCTAGATTTTGTATGAAACGGGGTCCAAAATTTGAAATTAACAAATCAACGTCATGTTCCGGAAGCAGGCTGGCCAAATAAGTGCTACTCCCTCGGTTCTGAATTATAAGTTCTGTTTTTTTTTTTCATAAATCAGATGTATATAGAGTTATAGACACATTTTGGTGTCTCTGTTCACTGATTTCAGAGTGTATATAGTTACCACTcactccattcctaaatataaatcTTTTTTTAGATTCTAATATAAATCGGTATGTAGTTTCTATTGAAATCCATAAAGgaacttatatttagaaacagagggaTTATACATATTAAAATATCCAAAACGTTTGATAATTCCGAAGAGGGATGATACAGTCCATTCCGAGCAAAGAATTTGTAATTACCAACAAAGAGAAATAATGGCAAGAGGAGCAGTGCAGCGCACAACTTGCAGCTCTTCCGTTATATAAGGAGCCACCATGGCCGCCTCAGTACAAACGCCTTGTGTGCTTTCCTCTCAACTCTAGTGTCGTCCCTCGCCAAGAaccagccaccgccgccgcctcccggcctCCGCTTCCGGGTCTCAAGGTCTCCGGCGTCAACCGAAGCAGCAGCGACATGAAGCGACTGCTCAGACGGCTCTCCCGCGTGGCCGCGGCCGACGCCTGCGCAGCCGCCGCGTACCAGCCGCTCCGGCCGGACGCGGCCGCGAAGGCCTCCTCCACGGCCGCTacgtcgtcgtcctcgtcgttCTTCGGCGCGCGGAGGCTCGGCCGCGGGGCGCGGGTGCCGGAGGGGCACGTGCCGGTGTGCGTGGGCGAGGAGGGCGGCCCCGTGGAGCGCTTCGCCGTGCGGGCAGAGCTCCTGGGCCAGCCGGCGTTCAAGGCCCTGCTCCGGCGCGCCGCACAGGAGTACGGCTACGGCCACCCGGGCGCGCTCCGCATCCCCTGCGCCGTCGCAAActtccgccgcctcctcctcggcctctCCGACCCCGGCTGCCAGGGCACGGACAGTGACGACGCCGCGCTCTACTACTAGCCTTCTTGCCCGTTCGGCTGCCATGGAGTGGAGGGCGTGATTGGAAATTTTCCCCCTAGCGAAGGCAAATCGGTGAACCACCAGAGCGCCAATTGCCAGCTGATGTGTTCTGACCGATTTGCCCCTGCGTGGATGTTGTACATAGCGAGGTCACACGGGGATGGTGGAGGGTAGAACGAGGATTCAGCCGCATTTTCTACTGCGGCTCAACAATTTTAGGACCTGCTGTCTTGTGggaattcttcttcttcttctgagtGTTCTTGTAGCTAGCTCTAGATCAAGCTCTCGTAGCTGCATGAAGCCTCTTCTTACTCTTTTTTGCTAGGGATTTTGAGGTCTTGATAACACATCATGTAAGCCGCAAGGTTGGCCTCATGTGAGTGAAATGGATGATTTTGCCACTGCAAAAGTTTGATACAGGATCTGATGGTGTAAAATACAATGCACCTCCATGGATCTCCAGCTAGCTCTAGCAGCTCTGGCAGCCTGTCATGGAGCACAATGGTGTACAACAATGATTGACCATTTGATAGTACTGCTAAACAACTTGGGCATGTGGATGTTTTTTTTAACCTGAAAATCTAGGTTTAATGGGCAGGTTCAATATAGCTGAGTGCATATAGAGCCATACAGTGCGTGTGTATAGGATTTTCCAGAACTTTTTTCAAAACGGAGTCAAAAAAATGTGCCTCATCCATTAAGTAAAATAAAATCGTAAATGTATGTAATTAACAAAAAAAAACAGGTGAGAACTCAGTCAGTTGAATAGTGCACACAtgattttttattttattttttagaaaaggaggattaccccggtctctgcatctgagcgatgcatgcagccattttattaattattcttaAACTCCCTTACAAAGTAGTACATCATGTAGTCTGAAGTCACCATCTTAGCAACAATTTtcgctactcctatccacttGATGAAGGGGTGTCGATAGTTTGAGCCTAATACCAAAC
This sequence is a window from Aegilops tauschii subsp. strangulata cultivar AL8/78 chromosome 7, Aet v6.0, whole genome shotgun sequence. Protein-coding genes within it:
- the LOC109743715 gene encoding auxin-responsive protein SAUR72-like, which codes for MKRLLRRLSRVAAADACAAAAYQPLRPDAAAKASSTAATSSSSSFFGARRLGRGARVPEGHVPVCVGEEGGPVERFAVRAELLGQPAFKALLRRAAQEYGYGHPGALRIPCAVANFRRLLLGLSDPGCQGTDSDDAALYY